A single Haloglycomyces albus DSM 45210 DNA region contains:
- the guaA gene encoding glutamine-hydrolyzing GMP synthase gives MQDLVLVVDFGAQYAQLIARRVRETQVYSEVVPSNMPVAEMLAKKPSAVILSGGPSSVYAEGAPQIDAALFEADVPVFGICYGFQAMTQSLGGTVTKTGLSEYGGTELDVDSDSTLLTGLPERQSVWMSHGDSVTEAPDGFTVIGHTERTPVAAFENLDRKLAGVQYHPEVAHTPHGQAVLRHFLHDIAGIKPSWTFGNIIDEQVERIRAQVGDKRVLCALSGGVDSSVAAALVHKAVGDQLTCVFVDHGLLRQGEAEQVVNDYAQLTGIDVRAVDVSQRFLSELKGVTDPEEKRKIIGREFIRTFEQSARDLASEGEFHYLVQGTLYPDVVESGGGTGTANIKSHHNVGGLPEDLKFDLVEPLRTLFKDEVRAIGLELGLPESLVWRQPFPGPGLGIRIIGEVTHDRLEMLRAADAIARAELKAAGLERSVWQFPVVLLADVHSVGVQGDGRTYGHPVVLRPVSSEDAMTADWSRLPYELLSKISTRITNEVPEINRVVVDVTSKPPGTIEWE, from the coding sequence ATGCAAGATCTGGTACTCGTGGTGGACTTCGGTGCCCAATACGCGCAGCTCATCGCCCGCAGAGTGCGGGAAACGCAAGTGTATTCCGAGGTAGTGCCCTCAAACATGCCCGTCGCCGAGATGCTCGCGAAGAAGCCGTCCGCCGTTATCCTGTCGGGTGGCCCGTCGAGCGTGTACGCCGAAGGCGCTCCACAAATCGATGCGGCTCTGTTCGAGGCCGATGTTCCCGTTTTCGGGATCTGCTACGGGTTCCAGGCTATGACTCAATCCCTGGGTGGCACGGTCACCAAGACCGGTTTGAGCGAGTACGGCGGCACTGAGCTCGACGTCGATTCGGATTCCACCTTGTTGACCGGTCTTCCCGAGCGGCAATCGGTATGGATGAGCCACGGCGATTCGGTGACCGAGGCTCCCGACGGTTTCACCGTTATCGGCCACACCGAGCGCACTCCGGTGGCCGCCTTTGAGAATCTGGACCGCAAACTCGCGGGCGTGCAGTACCACCCCGAGGTGGCGCACACCCCGCACGGCCAGGCGGTACTGCGTCATTTCCTACACGACATCGCCGGGATCAAACCCTCGTGGACGTTCGGCAACATCATCGACGAACAGGTCGAACGCATTCGTGCTCAGGTGGGTGACAAGCGAGTCCTCTGCGCGCTGTCGGGCGGGGTGGACTCCTCGGTCGCCGCCGCACTGGTGCACAAGGCCGTCGGTGATCAATTGACGTGTGTGTTCGTCGATCACGGTCTCCTGCGTCAGGGAGAGGCCGAACAGGTCGTCAACGACTACGCGCAACTCACCGGAATCGACGTACGCGCCGTCGACGTCAGTCAGCGTTTCCTCTCCGAACTCAAAGGCGTCACCGACCCTGAGGAGAAACGCAAGATCATTGGGCGGGAGTTCATTCGCACCTTTGAACAGTCCGCGCGAGACCTGGCGAGTGAAGGGGAATTCCATTACCTCGTACAGGGCACGCTGTATCCCGACGTGGTGGAGTCCGGGGGAGGAACCGGTACGGCCAACATCAAAAGCCACCACAATGTCGGGGGACTTCCCGAGGATCTTAAATTCGATCTGGTCGAACCGCTGCGGACGCTCTTCAAAGACGAGGTTCGCGCGATCGGACTGGAACTGGGACTGCCGGAGTCACTGGTGTGGCGCCAGCCGTTCCCCGGCCCCGGCCTGGGAATCCGCATCATCGGGGAAGTGACTCACGATCGACTGGAAATGCTGCGGGCCGCCGACGCCATCGCCCGTGCCGAGCTCAAAGCGGCCGGTCTGGAACGGTCGGTCTGGCAGTTCCCCGTCGTTCTCTTGGCCGACGTTCACTCGGTCGGAGTGCAAGGTGACGGCCGCACCTACGGCCATCCGGTCGTACTTAGGCCCGTATCCAGTGAAGACGCCATGACCGCCGACTGGTCGCGGCTGCCGTACGAGCTGCTGTCGAAAATCTCCACTCGGATCACCAATGAGGTGCCCGAGATCAATCGCGTCGTCGTCGACGTGACCTCCAAACCACCGGGAACCATCGAATGGGAGTGA
- a CDS encoding NUDIX hydrolase, producing the protein MQFRIAAYGEVRDHRGRLLLTRRRHAKGSHGPWHLPGGIINHGESPAEAAGRLVSHEVGTDLNALEPVAALAIARNDVHTNAVVFRMDTPAAEPPSRPGTTVAWVDPQQALAETHSPFVSAALGETDTRLAGQIHKSEAQEVRPTPPSKARKGRRKRGQRFGAYGVVSDADGRILLAQISEGYPGGGTWHLPGGGVDFAEAPAQAVVREIWEETGQNAQVDRLLGVTSFRHRRAIGPEGYPLDWHGVRAIYGASVSDPSRAQVVEAAGGSTCQSRWFQADELRELPISPAVEDALGILDHSSPLKQHLTA; encoded by the coding sequence ATGCAATTCCGGATAGCTGCGTACGGGGAGGTACGCGATCATCGAGGGCGCCTGTTGCTGACCAGGCGCCGACACGCGAAAGGGAGCCACGGTCCATGGCATCTTCCCGGCGGAATCATCAATCATGGGGAAAGCCCGGCGGAAGCGGCCGGGCGACTCGTCAGCCACGAGGTAGGAACCGACCTCAACGCGCTGGAGCCAGTCGCGGCCCTGGCGATCGCACGTAACGACGTTCACACCAACGCCGTCGTCTTTCGCATGGACACTCCGGCGGCGGAACCGCCGTCCCGCCCCGGCACGACTGTGGCATGGGTCGATCCCCAGCAGGCGCTGGCCGAGACGCATTCCCCCTTCGTATCCGCAGCGCTAGGGGAAACCGATACCCGGCTCGCCGGGCAGATTCACAAATCCGAGGCACAGGAGGTACGACCCACCCCGCCGAGTAAGGCACGCAAAGGACGCCGGAAACGCGGGCAGCGGTTCGGTGCCTACGGTGTCGTCAGCGACGCCGACGGACGGATTCTCCTCGCCCAGATTTCCGAGGGATATCCGGGTGGAGGTACCTGGCACCTGCCTGGAGGCGGAGTCGACTTCGCCGAGGCGCCCGCACAAGCGGTCGTGCGCGAAATATGGGAGGAAACCGGCCAGAACGCCCAGGTCGATCGGCTCCTGGGAGTGACTTCGTTCCGCCACCGCCGTGCCATCGGCCCGGAAGGATATCCGCTTGACTGGCACGGAGTACGAGCGATATACGGGGCGTCCGTGTCAGATCCGTCACGTGCCCAGGTGGTCGAGGCCGCCGGAGGCTCGACCTGCCAGAGCCGCTGGTTCCAAGCCGACGAACTCCGGGAACTACCGATTTCCCCGGCAGTCGAGGACGCTCTGGGAATACTGGACCACTCCTCACCGCTCAAACAACACCTGACGGCCTGA
- a CDS encoding CDP-alcohol phosphatidyltransferase family protein yields the protein MAAPEPIPLLPGEHTLARRCSFALANCFTLASITLALFSIVLATDGQLTYAAAALVGCVLADGLDGPVARRFGVASPFGAQMDSLADMCAFGVATPILFFCWMEGTFHSVLLLAISVFFGACAAIRLARFNVSPKDGRYFSGVPTTLAAAVVTLSALLLDEPIGVVGILTATCAIFMISPFPYPKLGQLAKLPIWLWALPIAGFWFDHEMTFYTLVWAYLGAGPILWIGLRRGKESEDLSGSPA from the coding sequence ATGGCGGCTCCCGAACCGATCCCCCTGCTCCCCGGCGAACACACTCTGGCGCGGCGCTGTTCGTTCGCGCTCGCCAACTGTTTCACTCTCGCTTCGATCACCCTGGCCCTTTTCTCCATCGTCCTGGCCACCGACGGGCAACTCACCTACGCCGCGGCGGCACTGGTCGGCTGCGTTCTCGCCGACGGCCTCGACGGTCCGGTCGCACGACGTTTCGGAGTGGCCAGTCCCTTCGGCGCACAAATGGACTCTCTGGCCGATATGTGCGCCTTCGGGGTAGCGACGCCCATTCTGTTCTTCTGCTGGATGGAGGGAACCTTCCACTCGGTGCTCCTACTGGCCATCAGCGTCTTCTTCGGAGCCTGCGCGGCGATTCGACTGGCCCGCTTCAACGTGTCGCCTAAGGACGGTCGGTACTTCTCCGGCGTCCCCACCACACTGGCGGCCGCGGTGGTCACTCTGTCGGCCCTATTGCTCGACGAGCCCATTGGAGTAGTCGGAATACTGACCGCCACTTGTGCGATCTTCATGATCTCGCCGTTCCCGTACCCCAAGCTGGGGCAGCTGGCCAAACTGCCGATCTGGCTCTGGGCACTTCCGATCGCCGGCTTCTGGTTCGACCATGAAATGACGTTTTACACCTTGGTATGGGCTTACCTGGGCGCGGGTCCCATTCTGTGGATCGGACTGCGGCGTGGGAAAGAGTCCGAGGATCTGTCGGGAAGCCCCGCGTAA
- a CDS encoding phosphatidylserine decarboxylase, protein MPISTAAARGITDEFNRRRGPKTGLVIGAAWNDNVLKSALESLMPDDKLTVVTDAVDEVRRGLDEEGSWTSGNVDVLADVQEAAAVDHIMLATPVTVEAEEFINDIETLKQKVEAGGTLTFAATLTAPAREEIAELVADHGIGSDLIARSFPPLRIHKLRFDSAQSKNDTDDIAPAWRASSVPVSPGMHVDSNGVIAAGLCLGAALITKRLRPKSKAWMVPAALSLPVGAFFRDPERAADVAGMDPDPDSVLAASDGTVTAIETVVDERFGAATGNAGSDWLRISVFLSILDVHINRAPVSGNVVDIFTETGGFVNAMKPESEHNAACYTVFDTGRGRVAVAQRTGMIARRIVNRSKIGATVAKGERYGLIRFGSRTDIYLPQGEAQALVEPGDTVRGGESVLARWS, encoded by the coding sequence ATGCCTATCTCCACAGCCGCCGCTCGCGGAATCACAGACGAATTCAATCGCCGACGCGGCCCCAAGACCGGATTGGTCATCGGTGCCGCGTGGAACGACAATGTCCTCAAGTCGGCCCTCGAGAGCCTCATGCCCGACGACAAACTGACCGTCGTCACCGACGCGGTGGACGAAGTCCGTCGCGGCCTCGACGAGGAAGGCTCCTGGACCTCCGGAAACGTCGACGTCCTCGCTGACGTTCAGGAAGCCGCCGCGGTCGACCACATCATGCTCGCCACCCCCGTCACCGTTGAAGCCGAAGAGTTCATCAACGACATCGAAACCCTGAAGCAGAAGGTCGAAGCCGGCGGAACTCTCACCTTCGCCGCCACATTGACCGCCCCCGCACGGGAGGAAATCGCCGAACTGGTGGCCGACCACGGCATCGGGTCCGATCTCATCGCCCGTTCCTTCCCACCTCTGCGTATCCACAAGCTGCGGTTCGACTCCGCACAGTCGAAGAACGACACCGACGACATCGCGCCCGCGTGGCGGGCCTCGTCCGTACCGGTCTCACCGGGCATGCACGTCGACTCGAACGGCGTCATCGCGGCCGGTCTGTGCCTGGGCGCGGCCTTGATCACCAAACGCCTTCGCCCGAAGTCCAAGGCCTGGATGGTCCCGGCGGCCCTGTCGTTGCCGGTGGGCGCGTTCTTCCGCGACCCCGAGCGCGCCGCCGACGTGGCCGGGATGGACCCCGACCCCGATTCGGTACTGGCCGCCTCGGACGGCACGGTCACCGCCATCGAGACGGTCGTGGACGAGCGGTTCGGCGCCGCCACCGGGAACGCCGGGAGCGACTGGCTGCGCATCTCCGTCTTTCTCTCCATCTTGGACGTACACATCAACCGAGCCCCGGTTTCGGGAAACGTGGTCGACATCTTCACCGAGACGGGCGGCTTCGTCAATGCCATGAAGCCTGAGTCCGAGCACAACGCCGCCTGCTACACGGTGTTCGACACCGGACGCGGACGGGTGGCGGTCGCGCAGCGCACGGGCATGATCGCGCGTCGCATCGTCAATCGATCCAAGATCGGTGCCACGGTCGCCAAGGGTGAACGCTACGGTCTCATCCGCTTCGGATCGCGCACCGATATCTACCTGCCGCAGGGTGAAGCGCAGGCTCTGGTCGAGCCGGGCGACACCGTACGCGGAGGCGAGTCGGTACTGGCCCGCTGGAGCTAA
- a CDS encoding thioester domain-containing protein, giving the protein MRKSQTVNPWFKGTGALILAGGIAALAVSPVHAEEEETPLITGDVETTEGLTLLESTDDGSGDLMEIEADIISLTPHDGDGEALLTYCIDLETDLITDHPYAEGEWTESNVPNLESVRWVLSNSYPNVSADALLSASDFDGDLDAGAGVGAEVVAYVATQAAVWHYTDGFTLNSGDATVEVDGVADEAIEAVYDYLVDNTGTLPNPDEYNIEIGNLDTATYDGEKFGPYIMQSNVGQVELAAEGGSLVDEDGEAVDVLAGGEEFYISLERASNTITIDGVASYDLPLGRVFLATTPEAVASDFSQASDKEASQKLILAQPRESELPANWAFELEVPRTDGVPESETLPVTGNAFIYAGGLAAVLVAAGTVALLVTTRRRTTTSV; this is encoded by the coding sequence ATGCGAAAGTCACAGACGGTGAATCCCTGGTTCAAGGGAACGGGCGCGTTGATTCTGGCAGGTGGAATCGCCGCCTTGGCCGTGAGTCCGGTTCACGCCGAGGAAGAGGAAACGCCGCTTATCACCGGTGATGTTGAGACGACGGAAGGCCTCACACTTCTGGAGTCCACTGACGACGGTTCGGGAGACCTCATGGAGATCGAGGCCGACATCATTTCCCTCACCCCCCACGACGGCGATGGAGAGGCACTCCTGACCTACTGCATCGACTTGGAGACCGACCTGATCACCGACCACCCGTACGCCGAGGGTGAGTGGACGGAGTCAAATGTTCCCAACCTCGAGTCCGTGCGGTGGGTTCTGTCGAATTCCTACCCGAACGTATCGGCTGACGCGCTACTGAGCGCGTCCGACTTCGACGGAGATCTAGACGCCGGCGCGGGTGTGGGTGCCGAAGTGGTCGCGTATGTGGCGACCCAGGCCGCCGTGTGGCATTACACGGACGGCTTCACTTTGAACTCCGGCGACGCCACCGTGGAAGTGGACGGTGTGGCCGACGAGGCCATCGAAGCCGTCTACGACTACCTGGTGGACAACACCGGTACGCTGCCGAACCCGGACGAGTACAACATTGAGATAGGAAATCTGGACACGGCCACGTACGACGGTGAGAAATTCGGTCCGTACATTATGCAGTCCAATGTGGGCCAGGTGGAGCTCGCCGCCGAGGGCGGTTCGTTGGTGGACGAAGACGGTGAGGCGGTGGACGTTCTCGCCGGCGGCGAGGAGTTCTACATCAGCTTGGAACGGGCGTCGAACACGATCACCATCGACGGAGTCGCGTCCTACGATCTTCCGCTTGGGCGGGTATTTCTGGCCACGACGCCGGAAGCGGTCGCGAGTGACTTCTCCCAGGCGTCGGACAAGGAAGCGTCTCAGAAACTGATCCTCGCTCAGCCGCGCGAGTCCGAACTGCCGGCAAACTGGGCCTTTGAACTGGAAGTGCCGCGCACCGATGGGGTTCCGGAGTCCGAGACTCTCCCGGTGACCGGTAACGCCTTTATTTACGCGGGAGGATTGGCCGCCGTGCTGGTCGCCGCCGGAACGGTGGCCTTGCTGGTAACAACCCGGCGGCGTACCACCACATCTGTCTAA
- a CDS encoding thioester domain-containing protein gives MFKRSLKAGAAAGAGLLVAIGSANAVQAQDDGNEPVRGGIDTAEGLSLKGNQGGNIQASLISVELDGQSLLSYCIQIENPLQEDKIHEETAWDELGEEVENLEEVLAVLNEGFGSNDADTVFEKAGVEGDWDAALSDQIAYAGTQSAIWSLTDGWELGDDATGSPEDVDAAVTAVQDYLLDSDLDPVPEPIDEPTFEVTGDDAEYDDGVAGPFQASTNIGPLTFESPEGTTVVDADGNELTELNDGDTFYAELSEDADEFALNITSYTNYFAVGRTFEATPDEVSTKSDVLKAQRIILAEQGSQQIEGEVTLSIEVPKQPKLPETGTTYVMFAGIGAALLAAGAVALVLMRRKRTAGDWGSPA, from the coding sequence ATGTTCAAACGTTCACTCAAAGCCGGTGCGGCGGCAGGAGCCGGTCTCCTGGTGGCCATCGGATCGGCAAACGCCGTACAGGCGCAAGACGATGGCAATGAACCGGTTCGCGGTGGGATCGACACCGCTGAAGGATTGTCGCTGAAAGGCAACCAGGGCGGCAATATTCAAGCCAGCCTCATTTCCGTTGAACTGGATGGGCAGAGCCTGCTCTCGTACTGCATCCAGATTGAAAACCCCCTCCAGGAAGACAAGATCCACGAGGAAACGGCCTGGGATGAACTGGGCGAAGAAGTAGAGAACCTCGAGGAAGTGCTCGCGGTACTCAACGAGGGCTTCGGTTCCAACGACGCCGACACGGTGTTCGAAAAGGCCGGTGTCGAGGGCGACTGGGACGCGGCACTGAGCGATCAGATCGCTTACGCCGGTACTCAGAGCGCCATCTGGTCGCTGACCGACGGCTGGGAGCTGGGCGACGACGCCACCGGCAGCCCGGAGGACGTCGACGCCGCTGTGACGGCCGTACAGGACTATCTGCTGGACAGTGACCTGGACCCGGTTCCCGAGCCGATCGACGAGCCGACCTTCGAAGTCACCGGTGACGATGCCGAGTACGACGACGGCGTTGCCGGCCCCTTCCAGGCCAGCACCAACATTGGCCCGCTCACCTTCGAGAGCCCGGAAGGCACCACCGTTGTAGACGCCGACGGCAACGAGTTGACCGAGCTGAACGACGGTGACACCTTCTACGCCGAACTCAGCGAGGATGCCGACGAGTTCGCGCTCAACATCACCAGCTACACCAACTACTTCGCCGTGGGACGCACCTTCGAAGCCACTCCCGACGAGGTCAGCACCAAGTCCGACGTGCTCAAGGCTCAGCGCATCATCCTCGCCGAGCAGGGTTCCCAGCAGATCGAGGGCGAAGTAACCCTGTCGATCGAAGTTCCCAAGCAGCCGAAGCTGCCCGAAACCGGTACCACCTACGTGATGTTCGCCGGAATCGGTGCGGCTCTGCTCGCCGCCGGTGCCGTCGCGCTCGTCCTCATGCGCCGTAAGCGCACTGCCGGAGACTGGGGGAGCCCCGCATAA
- a CDS encoding chorismate mutase: MTSESTESAVSTSTVNADDDLDTLRDRIDVLDSEIIRLWKERAGVSQKIGQIRMASGGTRLVLDRERAILDKFSTALGQDGTEIAMLILRAGRGPL, encoded by the coding sequence ATGACCAGTGAATCCACTGAATCAGCAGTGTCAACCTCCACCGTCAACGCGGACGACGATCTGGACACCTTGCGAGATCGAATCGACGTTCTTGATTCCGAAATAATCCGACTCTGGAAAGAGCGTGCGGGCGTTTCACAAAAAATCGGCCAAATCCGCATGGCCTCGGGCGGTACTCGCCTGGTATTGGACCGCGAACGGGCGATTCTAGACAAGTTCTCCACGGCATTGGGCCAGGACGGTACCGAAATCGCCATGCTCATTCTGCGAGCCGGCCGAGGGCCACTGTAA
- a CDS encoding ArsR/SmtB family transcription factor: MEMKDLTGDDLLVVCAALGNPHRLRIMAALEKGRQYVSLLARELEISRPLLHMHLQKLEAAGLVRGELELSEEGKAVKYFEPTDFQLKLTPKTIGDAVSTLRRASES, from the coding sequence ATGGAGATGAAGGATTTGACGGGTGATGATCTCCTAGTTGTCTGCGCGGCGCTGGGGAATCCACATCGCCTCCGGATCATGGCCGCGCTGGAAAAGGGCCGTCAGTACGTCAGCCTGTTGGCGCGGGAACTGGAAATCAGCCGTCCTCTGTTGCATATGCACCTCCAGAAACTGGAAGCGGCCGGCCTGGTACGGGGCGAGCTGGAGCTGTCGGAGGAAGGGAAGGCGGTCAAGTACTTCGAACCGACCGATTTCCAGCTCAAGCTCACCCCGAAAACCATCGGGGACGCCGTGTCGACCCTGCGGCGCGCCTCGGAATCATAG
- the pcrA gene encoding DNA helicase PcrA: protein MATALLEGLNEPQREAVEHTGGPLLIVAGAGSGKTRVLTHRIAHLIGERGAHPGEILAITFTNKAAGEMRERLDELVGPQARGIWALTFHSACLRILRREAARLDLKSSFSIYDADDARRLLGHIVKELHLDSKKHSPRWLASEISKLKNELISPDQAGADADDARSRLIADIYREYNHRLRLADAVDFDDIIGLTVDLFRTFPAVAETWRRRFRHVLVDEYQDTNHAQYVFLRELVGTGDGASELSVVGDADQSIYAFRGATIRNILEFERDYPDARTVLLEQNYRSTQTILDAANSVIRKNTQRGPEKKLWSSQGGGATIVGYNAESESAEATWVANRIDDLIDDGAAGFSDMAVFYRTNAQSRAFEEIFIRRGIPYKVVGGVRFYERKEIRDLLAYLKLVVNPDDTVSAQRIINVPKRGLGDKAVGAVSAWAASRDISFPAAAAEADDIPQLSPRARTAVKRFTEIMANARRLSYTAGPDEVVEQLLSDTGYLEDLSASRDPRDESRVDNIQELISVAHEFTAESAVDDDEPEATDTASFLEHIALVADSDAIPDDEGQVTLMTLHTAKGLEYDTVFLTGMDDGMFPHERSMSKPDDLEEERRLAYVGLTRARRRLFLTRATSRSVFGTPQFFPASRFLGEIPGELLEWNDSTPPAAPRKLGKTPSFGQPIAVKEAADVPVLTVGDQVEHAKWGTGKVVETKGSGPRAQARIDFGSGEPKWVILRLAPLTKVE from the coding sequence ATGGCTACTGCGCTTCTCGAAGGACTCAATGAACCGCAACGCGAGGCGGTCGAACACACCGGCGGACCACTTCTCATTGTGGCGGGAGCCGGCTCGGGTAAAACCCGAGTCCTGACGCACCGGATCGCCCACTTGATCGGGGAGCGCGGGGCACATCCGGGTGAAATTCTCGCCATCACCTTCACCAACAAGGCCGCCGGGGAGATGCGCGAACGACTCGACGAGTTGGTCGGTCCGCAGGCGCGCGGCATCTGGGCGCTGACATTCCACTCCGCCTGCCTGCGGATTCTACGTCGGGAAGCGGCCCGATTGGATTTGAAGAGCAGCTTCAGCATCTATGACGCCGACGATGCCCGGCGCCTGCTGGGACATATCGTCAAAGAACTGCACTTGGATTCGAAAAAGCACTCCCCACGCTGGCTGGCCTCTGAGATTTCGAAGTTGAAAAACGAGCTGATCAGCCCCGATCAGGCCGGTGCCGACGCCGACGACGCCCGCAGTCGACTCATCGCCGACATCTATCGCGAGTACAATCACCGCTTGCGTCTGGCCGATGCGGTCGACTTCGACGACATCATCGGGCTCACCGTCGACCTGTTCCGAACCTTCCCCGCAGTGGCGGAGACTTGGAGGCGTCGGTTCCGCCATGTACTGGTCGACGAATATCAGGACACCAACCACGCGCAATACGTCTTCCTGCGGGAACTGGTGGGGACGGGCGACGGCGCCTCCGAACTGTCCGTTGTCGGGGACGCCGACCAGTCCATTTACGCTTTTCGCGGGGCCACGATTCGCAATATTCTGGAATTCGAACGTGACTACCCCGATGCCCGCACCGTTCTGCTGGAACAGAACTATCGATCCACTCAGACGATTCTGGACGCTGCCAACAGCGTCATCCGTAAGAACACCCAGCGGGGACCGGAGAAGAAGCTGTGGTCGTCGCAGGGCGGCGGTGCCACGATCGTCGGCTACAACGCCGAATCCGAGTCCGCCGAAGCGACGTGGGTGGCCAATCGTATCGACGACTTGATAGACGACGGTGCGGCCGGATTTTCGGATATGGCCGTCTTCTACCGCACCAACGCACAGTCCCGTGCCTTCGAGGAGATCTTCATCCGACGCGGTATTCCGTACAAGGTCGTCGGCGGGGTGCGGTTTTACGAGCGTAAGGAAATCCGGGACCTGCTGGCCTATCTGAAACTCGTGGTCAACCCCGACGACACGGTATCGGCCCAGCGCATCATCAACGTACCCAAACGCGGGTTGGGAGATAAGGCCGTGGGGGCGGTCTCGGCGTGGGCGGCCAGTAGGGACATATCCTTTCCCGCCGCCGCTGCGGAGGCCGACGACATCCCGCAGCTGTCCCCTCGCGCCCGTACGGCGGTCAAGCGGTTCACCGAGATCATGGCCAACGCGCGCCGATTGTCCTATACGGCCGGGCCGGACGAGGTCGTGGAGCAGCTCCTCTCCGACACCGGGTACCTGGAGGACCTTTCGGCGTCTCGCGATCCACGGGACGAGTCACGGGTGGACAATATTCAGGAGCTGATTTCGGTGGCGCACGAGTTCACCGCCGAATCCGCCGTCGACGACGATGAACCCGAGGCGACCGACACGGCGTCGTTCTTGGAACACATCGCCCTTGTGGCCGACAGCGACGCGATCCCCGACGACGAGGGGCAAGTGACGCTCATGACCTTGCACACCGCCAAGGGGCTCGAATACGACACCGTCTTTCTCACCGGGATGGACGACGGAATGTTTCCGCACGAACGATCCATGTCGAAGCCCGACGACTTGGAAGAGGAACGTCGACTGGCCTACGTCGGCCTGACCCGAGCCCGCCGGCGCCTTTTCCTCACCCGCGCCACGTCCCGGAGCGTATTCGGAACTCCGCAGTTCTTCCCGGCCAGCCGATTCCTCGGGGAAATCCCCGGGGAGCTGCTCGAATGGAACGACTCCACACCACCGGCGGCCCCACGCAAACTGGGGAAGACGCCGTCCTTCGGCCAACCGATCGCGGTGAAGGAGGCCGCCGACGTCCCGGTGCTGACGGTCGGCGATCAGGTCGAACACGCCAAATGGGGAACCGGCAAGGTGGTGGAGACGAAAGGGTCGGGGCCACGGGCCCAAGCGCGCATCGATTTCGGGAGCGGCGAGCCCAAGTGGGTGATTCTGCGGCTCGCGCCCCTGACGAAGGTCGAATGA
- a CDS encoding M23 family metallopeptidase — MSSIGLKNPTSDGDHSNVDDRPIRRHAARPHRLRGRHRAKWTAEIAPFLEGTQKRYAAVLGAAVVGASTVALSSAATLPDNTPDSTANEAIADIASNARVPQHNTAVNGAHSGTGNVENGSTDGADEASESREVERRNIPHSEVTVQSPERRWVEPLKDIMITSQYGPRWGSSHNGVDFSAATGDPIYAVYPGEVVTAGWEGGFGRLVILDHGDGVQTYYAHNSELLVEPGQWVEAGDQISKAGNTGFSLGSHLHLEVHDNGTPVEPLSFLQEKGLSLR, encoded by the coding sequence TTGTCCAGCATTGGATTGAAAAACCCGACGTCGGACGGCGACCACTCCAACGTGGACGACCGTCCCATTCGACGCCATGCGGCCCGTCCACACCGACTACGGGGACGACACCGGGCCAAATGGACCGCCGAGATCGCGCCCTTCCTGGAAGGCACCCAGAAGCGCTATGCCGCCGTTCTCGGCGCCGCCGTGGTGGGCGCATCAACCGTGGCACTGTCGTCAGCGGCCACCCTGCCGGACAACACTCCCGACTCCACCGCGAACGAAGCGATAGCCGACATCGCGTCCAACGCCAGAGTTCCACAGCACAATACGGCCGTCAACGGTGCTCATTCCGGCACGGGCAATGTCGAGAACGGCTCGACGGACGGCGCGGACGAGGCGAGCGAATCGCGCGAGGTGGAACGCCGCAACATTCCCCATTCGGAGGTAACGGTTCAGTCGCCGGAACGGAGGTGGGTCGAACCGTTGAAGGACATCATGATCACCTCGCAATACGGCCCCCGCTGGGGTTCCAGCCACAACGGGGTGGACTTTTCGGCCGCGACGGGCGATCCCATATACGCCGTTTATCCGGGTGAAGTGGTCACCGCCGGCTGGGAGGGCGGATTCGGTCGTCTCGTGATACTCGATCACGGTGACGGCGTACAGACCTACTACGCTCATAATTCCGAGCTGCTGGTCGAACCGGGCCAATGGGTGGAGGCCGGAGATCAGATTTCCAAGGCCGGAAACACGGGATTCTCGCTGGGGTCGCACTTGCACCTCGAGGTGCACGACAACGGCACACCGGTGGAGCCGCTCAGTTTCCTGCAGGAAAAAGGGCTCAGCTTGCGGTAG